A genomic region of Pseudomonas sp. MPC6 contains the following coding sequences:
- the trmA gene encoding tRNA (uridine(54)-C5)-methyltransferase TrmA has translation MTFDTQAYAVQLEEKVMRLRDLLAPFDAPEPAVFDSPLQNFRLRAEFRLWREGGERHYAMFSQEDKRTPILIEEFPIASLRINQLMPQLKAAWQGSTALSHKLFQVEFLTTLAGDAMITLCYHRPLDEHWHAAASKLAAELNVSVIGRSKGKREVIGHDYVIEKLEVGGRTFSYRQPEGAFTQPNGTVNQKMLNWAYDALGDRTDDLLELYCGNGNFTLPLATRVRKVLATEISKSSVNAALSNLSDNAVDNVTLVRLSAEELTEALNEVRPFRRLHGIDLKSYEFGSVFVDPPRAGMDPDTCELTRRFDNILYISCNPQTLAANIAQLHDTHRITRCAMFDQFPWTHHMESGVLLTRR, from the coding sequence ATGACTTTTGATACCCAGGCTTACGCCGTTCAGCTCGAAGAAAAGGTCATGCGCCTGCGTGATCTCCTGGCCCCGTTCGATGCGCCAGAACCTGCCGTGTTCGACTCGCCGCTGCAGAACTTTCGCCTGCGCGCAGAATTTCGCCTGTGGCGCGAAGGCGGCGAGCGCCATTACGCAATGTTTTCCCAGGAAGACAAACGCACGCCGATCCTGATCGAAGAATTTCCGATCGCCAGCCTGCGCATCAATCAGTTGATGCCGCAGCTCAAAGCGGCCTGGCAAGGCAGTACGGCGCTGAGTCACAAGCTGTTCCAGGTGGAGTTCCTGACCACCCTGGCCGGCGATGCAATGATCACGCTGTGCTACCACCGTCCGCTGGACGAGCATTGGCACGCAGCCGCCTCGAAACTGGCAGCCGAGCTGAATGTCAGCGTTATCGGCCGCTCCAAGGGCAAGCGCGAAGTCATCGGTCATGATTACGTGATCGAGAAACTGGAGGTCGGTGGCCGCACGTTCAGCTACCGCCAGCCGGAAGGTGCGTTTACCCAGCCCAACGGCACGGTGAACCAGAAGATGCTCAACTGGGCTTATGACGCGCTGGGTGATCGAACTGACGATTTGCTGGAGCTGTATTGCGGCAACGGCAACTTCACCCTGCCGCTCGCGACTCGTGTGCGTAAGGTGCTGGCCACCGAAATCAGCAAGTCTTCGGTCAATGCGGCACTGAGCAATCTCAGCGATAACGCGGTGGATAACGTCACCCTGGTGCGCCTGTCCGCCGAGGAGCTGACCGAGGCGTTGAACGAAGTGCGCCCGTTCCGTCGCCTGCACGGCATCGACCTGAAGAGCTACGAGTTCGGTAGCGTCTTCGTCGACCCGCCCCGCGCGGGCATGGATCCGGACACCTGCGAACTGACCCGGCGCTTTGACAACATTCTGTACATTTCCTGCAATCCGCAAACGCTGGCGGCCAACATCGCCCAACTGCACGATACCCATCGCATCACTCGCTGTGCGATGTTCGATCAATTTCCGTGGACCCATCACATGGAATCCGGGGTGTTGTTGACCCGTCGTTGA
- a CDS encoding LysR family transcriptional regulator, giving the protein MQRLFDDLQLGSIELFCLAAEAGSFTAAALVAGVTPAAVSRSVSRMEERLGVRLFARTTRSVKLTDSGRRYYEECRQALAQLVEAQREVMGQQQEPSGTLRISIPTTYAHHRILPLLPAFRERFPAVKVESHISNRNIDFVGEGYDMAIRVRAIPDSGLIARHLEDAALVMIASPDYLKRTGTPQTLDDLAQHECIQYELPSSGRRIAWLFNDNGVQREMLAEGSLSCSDDVLGGVTLAKHGAGLFQTYRFIVENELAEGSLVEVLKPYGGRSRPFTLLYPQSRHVPLRLRAFIDFLVEHLPR; this is encoded by the coding sequence ATGCAGCGACTATTCGACGATCTTCAACTGGGCAGCATCGAGCTGTTTTGCCTGGCCGCCGAGGCCGGTAGCTTCACCGCTGCCGCGCTGGTGGCCGGCGTGACGCCGGCAGCCGTGAGCCGATCGGTGTCGCGCATGGAAGAACGCCTGGGCGTGCGGCTGTTCGCACGCACCACCCGCAGCGTAAAACTGACCGACAGTGGCCGGCGGTACTACGAAGAGTGTCGCCAGGCGCTGGCGCAACTGGTCGAGGCCCAGCGCGAGGTCATGGGCCAGCAGCAGGAGCCTTCCGGCACCTTGCGCATCAGTATCCCCACCACGTATGCCCATCACCGCATCCTGCCGCTGCTGCCGGCGTTTCGGGAGCGCTTTCCGGCGGTGAAGGTCGAGTCGCACATCAGCAATCGCAATATCGATTTTGTTGGTGAAGGCTATGACATGGCCATCCGCGTACGGGCGATTCCGGATTCCGGCCTCATCGCCAGGCACCTGGAAGATGCAGCGTTGGTGATGATCGCCAGTCCCGACTACCTGAAACGTACCGGCACTCCGCAAACCCTGGACGACCTTGCGCAGCATGAATGCATTCAGTACGAACTGCCCAGCAGCGGCCGGCGCATTGCCTGGTTGTTCAACGACAATGGCGTGCAGCGCGAGATGCTTGCCGAAGGCAGCCTCAGTTGTTCCGACGACGTGCTCGGAGGCGTGACCCTGGCCAAACATGGGGCGGGGCTGTTTCAGACTTATCGCTTCATCGTCGAAAACGAATTGGCCGAGGGTTCGCTGGTGGAAGTGCTCAAGCCTTATGGCGGACGTTCGCGCCCATTCACCCTGCTTTATCCGCAAAGTCGTCATGTGCCGCTGCGATTGAGGGCTTTCATCGATTTTCTGGTCGAGCATCTTCCGCGCTGA
- a CDS encoding DUF4879 domain-containing protein, with the protein MRKGLVVGSVLLMALFAGAQIALAASAPPLSQVKVLKVESPGCGFEDIAQGQEQTRCNHSGANIRVYVLEVGYGRGAHVGLDGFAVNGTRTPICAFDNGNLTECTVGKKTVGYLYVFDLAGKQEGTFTFSNTSINAPGNTLSTQLYIK; encoded by the coding sequence ATGAGAAAAGGGCTGGTTGTCGGATCCGTACTATTGATGGCCCTGTTTGCGGGGGCGCAAATCGCCTTGGCTGCCTCGGCGCCGCCGTTGAGTCAGGTGAAAGTGCTCAAGGTCGAGTCACCGGGCTGTGGTTTTGAAGACATTGCACAGGGACAGGAGCAGACACGCTGCAATCACAGCGGCGCGAACATCCGGGTCTACGTGCTGGAAGTCGGCTACGGTCGTGGCGCGCATGTCGGGCTGGACGGCTTTGCGGTGAACGGCACCCGGACCCCGATCTGTGCGTTTGATAATGGCAACCTGACCGAATGCACCGTAGGGAAAAAAACGGTCGGCTATTTGTATGTCTTCGATCTGGCAGGCAAACAGGAGGGTACGTTCACCTTCAGCAATACCTCGATCAACGCCCCGGGCAACACCCTGTCGACGCAGCTTTACATCAAGTAG
- a CDS encoding NCS2 family permease, with translation MLERLFQLKAHDTNVRTEILAGLTTFLAMAYILFVNPSILGETGMDKGAVFVATCLAAAFGSTVMGLIANYPIALAPGMGLNAFFTYTVVLNMGHTWQVALGAVFISAVMFFLLSIFRIREWIVNSIPLPLRSAIAAGIGLFLALIALHNAGIVVSNPATMLGLGDLKQPAPILATLGFALIVALEALKVRGAVLIGILAVTITSIAMGFTPFGGVMSMPPSLAPTFLQLDIKGALDIGLVSVIFAFLFVDLFDNSGTLIGVAKRAGLMGKDGHMPKMGRALIADSTAAMAGSLLGTSTTTSYIESAAGVSAGGRTGLTAVVVAILFLLALFFSPLAASVPAFATAPALLFVAVLMTSGLAEIDWDDITVAAPVVVTALAMPFTYSIANGIAFGFISWTAIKLLSGRGRELNSALVILSILFVIKLGWFNA, from the coding sequence ATGCTGGAAAGGCTGTTTCAACTCAAGGCACATGACACCAACGTGCGGACCGAGATTCTGGCGGGCCTCACGACCTTTTTGGCCATGGCCTACATTCTGTTCGTCAACCCGAGCATCCTCGGCGAGACCGGCATGGACAAAGGCGCGGTGTTCGTCGCGACCTGCCTGGCAGCCGCCTTCGGTTCCACCGTGATGGGCCTGATCGCCAACTACCCGATCGCCCTCGCGCCGGGCATGGGCTTGAACGCCTTCTTCACCTATACCGTGGTCCTGAACATGGGGCACACCTGGCAAGTGGCGTTGGGTGCGGTGTTCATCTCGGCGGTGATGTTCTTCCTACTCTCGATCTTCCGTATCCGTGAATGGATCGTCAACAGTATCCCGTTGCCCCTGCGTTCGGCCATTGCCGCCGGTATCGGCCTGTTCCTGGCGCTGATCGCCCTGCACAACGCCGGCATCGTCGTCAGCAACCCGGCGACCATGCTCGGCCTCGGCGACCTCAAGCAACCGGCACCGATCCTCGCCACCCTGGGCTTTGCCCTGATCGTCGCCCTCGAAGCCCTGAAGGTTCGCGGCGCCGTACTGATCGGCATCCTGGCGGTGACCATCACCTCTATTGCGATGGGCTTTACCCCGTTCGGCGGCGTCATGTCGATGCCACCGTCGCTGGCGCCGACCTTCCTGCAACTGGACATCAAAGGCGCACTGGACATCGGTCTGGTCAGTGTGATTTTCGCGTTCCTGTTCGTCGATCTGTTCGATAACTCCGGCACCCTGATCGGTGTGGCCAAGCGCGCCGGCCTGATGGGCAAGGATGGCCACATGCCAAAAATGGGCCGCGCCCTGATCGCCGACAGTACCGCGGCCATGGCCGGTTCCTTGCTGGGGACTTCAACGACGACCAGCTACATCGAATCCGCCGCTGGCGTGAGTGCCGGTGGCCGCACCGGCCTGACCGCTGTCGTGGTTGCGATTCTGTTCCTGCTGGCGTTGTTTTTCTCGCCATTGGCCGCCAGCGTTCCGGCGTTCGCCACGGCACCTGCCCTGCTGTTCGTCGCGGTACTGATGACATCCGGCCTGGCCGAAATAGACTGGGACGACATTACCGTTGCTGCACCGGTCGTGGTCACCGCCCTGGCCATGCCATTCACTTATTCCATCGCCAATGGCATCGCCTTCGGTTTCATTTCCTGGACCGCGATCAAGCTGCTCTCCGGTCGGGGCCGTGAATTGAATTCGGCGCTGGTGATCCTGTCGATTCTGTTCGTGATCAAATTGGGTTGGTTCAACGCATGA